Genomic DNA from Cucumis melo cultivar AY chromosome 10, USDA_Cmelo_AY_1.0, whole genome shotgun sequence:
tGGCTTAATGTTGTAATCCATCAACTTTAGGTTAAGCTAATATAATATGAGCAATTGAATGTAAATAGATAGATACATATTATATGTGCATCAAATGCAAATATGACATCAACATGTTTATAAGTTAACGTGGATTTTAATCATTCTCATTACACTTAATTAGCATTAAAACtaattgattaaaattcatGTTCAAATTTAAAGATGTTAATTGTTTAGTGAAAATATTGTTtctattggaatttatgtcctaaaactcatagtttgtatttaaaattaaattctattcaataaagtggttattgaggacttattagtgaaaatagactactataatcttgaatccaataaactaaagtcccgaagttatctagtgtagacttgaactttatgtagagacataaacttagaccaagttcgagtatatagcccaaatgATCATAGTGtgtgaataaggttgggcgccttattttggTAACACTATAGATGCGGCCTGCTCTATAGTTAGTATAAACAATGTACTGATCTTGAATTGTTTGtgtagagacatgagagtggggGATTTCTATgtaatagtcacttttaagttataacaccgttgactttataaattgactattttgattattatgacctaggtaacttaatctaaATCTTAATCTAACTATTAACTTCTGTTtaaacggtattatccttagatctgcataggtgagggcaactcaacggcgctagcccaataagcctcccattttaggagtaagatcgggtggatggctagagacataaagtgcaagatggaattcactcctacccgttttagtgttagtagataggttgttcccttaaggattgaatccaagtcttaaacaaggaaccccaccttctcattggcctaAGAGcaattcggtttataggttggaccttaaaccaattgttcgatagtggattagtgggacttaaggaacaagatgtagtctcgaaagtaaaacggtattttgacccagctaAGGTtgcgaacaacctatgaagaaTTAACGTACTAaccatggttatatcagatggacagaaatatatctatagtgaggggaatGCAACTACGgaactttaatggaatgacccgttagttaacgaatgttgattagctcgatctaaaagggtttagccaacTAATCTCGAATTGTTGGAACCCATTatttataggtccattaggtttccctgctagctcatatggaattaccttagaacaatatgttggaataattcgaattgttagcattaggtagagagagaaatcgacgaatatatgtgatatacccgtcggttatagagctttatgtttaaatgtgatttaaatactaaaaatatgAACACGAATTAATATTCGAAAGCTTGGAATTaatgaaaatggtcaaagttgtaaaaagtcaaaatgttgacttttgactttgaaaagtcaaactttgaccagttttatattcaaatatgatttgaattttgaaaaaatgaacgcggattcatgcttgggaggtctaaattagtcaagacgaacaaaatggtaaaaattcaaaatattgacttttgaattgaaaaattcaaagtttgactttgacttactTGGTCAAATGAGCATATTGCCCTTGGTCTAAAGTTATTggaaaaatccaatattttgttggataatcccactaacacttagtgggaaaagtgtttacataagatataaacATATAGCTCATTAAGCTAAAGTGGAGAATTAGTTGTTGATTTTTTGTGAAATttttcatgcattttgcatgtaatttttatataaaattgcttttgaaaattcttttgaagatttttgataatttttaaaaattattcaaaactttGAAGATATTTTATAACCTCTCTCACTTAACCGATTTTTTTGGTTCATTCCTCCTAATTCCATGTCCCTCTCATTTTTCCTTCACTTAACGGGTCCTACAACCCAATTCTAAATCTGAATAATAGTGGGTCAGCGTTAGTGGTGGTCCCGATTCGTGTTCATGAGGAGATATCGAGAATCGAAGTGCTTCAAAAATATGTATTTCTCTTGAACGTAATTTATTTTACTTAGGGCTTATTAAgtatgttaacttctaaattagaTAATCTAGAGTAATTTTTGATATCTACTTCTACTGCGTATGTCTCGATTTTccaacaattttattattttaaatactttttaatttatatatgatGATGCGTGTTGGTTGCTACTCTTGCCAaaattatataactttttttaacatttaaaagtAGTACTTTGAAATATATCAAAATGGACATATAACTGAGCAACTGAGAAATTAATCCAAATAGTTAATATCATTACCGTATACTTTGACTAGTTAACGATATTGTTCATATTTGTGATATTGATAAGCAATGGCAAGTGAATTATTAGTAGAAGTAGAAGAGAGTAAATCTATACATAActattaaattcaaaattgagTAACGTTGGTGATGATTTGTGGAATATAAGAAGGAAGTTTCGTTAAAACAAAAGGGAAAATTGCTCAAATGCAAGTGAGGCTTATTTAATTAAGTTGGGTTATAAATGTCGAGGAAATTTCAGCTTCCACTACTATAAAAGTAGTGGTGCTACtcgacgttttaaaaatgtccaGCTGTGATAATTTTAACGCTTGTAAAATTATCAAGTAAACTATTGTCATgaataaaagagaaaataactctcgataaaagaaaaacatcaaatcacattttctttaaaatactTTACTACTTGTCAAAGAATAGTTACAGACTGGATATTGGTTATGTGTCGAAGTATATTAATTGATCTGGACGTTGATGGACTATTATGTATCATGTATGTAAGTGttagataaattttatttgtcaAATGTATTGTTATATATCTTAACACTAGAGAtaattgataaattatttaGTTCGGAGGACAACTTCAATGTGATGTCATAAAGACAAAATTTCATCCAACTAAATAAAAATCACATTTAAAAGATAGATGAATAATTCCAAAATCTTAACACAGTATCAAAATCTCGTGTAATGTTATTTTTTTCTCCATTTAATTGAATTCTCTATTTAATTTTAGAGCAAGATTGAATAACTTGTATTCAGTTGAACCTCTCTAACATcatttcttcttcatctaatATTGATCTTGATTTTGTTACGTATTTTACAAATTTTCAAGACTATTAATATGGGGAGTGTTGGTTAATGACATGGAAAGGATAAGGCTAAGTTTTCTCATACATTATCATACACTACATTTTTCTAATGGTAAGGAACTCtctttattattagtttttttttaatatacgTAACACAACACGTGCTATGCACGTCAAatgttaaaatattattaaaaaatttaaaatatacttcttttagaaaattaggagataatatttatttctttatatatttataagctACTTTATTGTTTAGagttaaaaatattataaaaattgtgctaataaattatttgtttaatagATATATTAAGTATTgtaatatattataattttcattatattcttattaaagtatatttttcataaaatattttctacatagtacaaatacaaagtaaagtaaattattataacaattaatttttaaatggaaaaaaagtTTGTTGGAAGGATGTGTGTGTCTTTTTTTATCTTTCCAAAAATATgacaaagcgacaaaatatttacactgtgtaaaataatttcgaaaacggaaaaaacccacatgcccacaatgaaaaatacaaaaaatatctcGTCAACCATGTCATCAACaacgcgtgtaatatatttggtacacaatcgtttagatctgaCTATTGTTTGacacacgattgtttagatttggtcatttagatttggatagccaaatctaaattatttattttttttaattctatcgtttaatttggctataagatcgtttagattcggttacacgatcgtttagatttgatcgtagccaaatctaaacaattttttttcaaaatttggtacacggtcACTTAGATTCGGCTAAacgaaaattttcaagattcttttggtacacaatcgtttagatttgtttacacgatcgttattttttcaagattatttggtacacgatcattaagatttgactaaacgattttttttttaaattcctttgtacacgatcatttattttttttacacgatcgtttaaattttgctattttttttgtacacaattgtttagatttgattattttttgcacacagtcgtttagatttgtgtaaataacgtaaaaaaaaaaagaagaggaaaagaagaaagacaattaaaaaaaattgcagtaaaaaaaaaaaagatgatagaaagaaatcacagtgaGGAGGGAAAAAAAGACAGAAAGACAAACTTGAAATacttaaaaaatgactaatttgaTGGGGTTTGTTACACATGTTAGGCCGCCTCAATTCACAAGGGGAGTTTCTTTCATCTGATTCTTCCTTTCACTTCAAACCCGCTACTTTCAGAGGATAGGTCGGACTCCCGGACTCATGAATTCCACTCAAACTAGTAGTGGGCTTTCTGGGAGTCTGATTCTACGTATTTGAGTTGAGCGATTTATGCTACTTCACATATACAAGTCATTTCTAGAAAATAAACTTTGAGATTCAATCTGGTAAAAGACAGAGAAAGAGAAAGCCGTCACACTGGTCGATGTTCTTGGGAAGGTTTAAGCAGCCTAAGGAAAAGGAAAGCCTACCATAAGAATCAGTCCTAGGAGATGAAAGGTAAAGGAAGAAGAAGCAAAAATAGATCGCACTACgcggaagaaagaaaaaagaaagaggttCTTGAATTGAAAGGAATAGAaggaagtcaatgaacaagggctcctTCTACGGGAGCCTTCGTAGTACTCCAAACCTActaagaagaaaaatattttaatggtttattatatttatggaattttttttaacatattactaataatctttttttatactaataaccataaattatttttttttcaaagacaacccataatatgaaataaaataaaaataaactctAGAATCACCCCTTCATCTTCACGTGATAAACACAAAGGCAAGGACAATTTCCAAATCAAATTGCTAAAAGTAGTCAAAATGCAATTACCATTAATAGTAATTAATTGGCATTGCCATGACAAAATCTTTTGCACACCATTTAtcgaataaatttttttaaataagctaTTCTTGATATTACTCTAATGACAATTTTGTATACTTACTTTAGTGAACAATACTTTAATACAAAAATCTCTGTTAAATTTGCTAACTAGTGACTTTTGGTGCCCCATTCCTCTATTTTGGTTTTTGTCTCAATGGATTGGCTTGTACGAGACTTGATGTTCCAATGGTGTGGTCTAaaaaatttttatatttctatatcATTGTACGTCATCACACGCTTGAGAGAatgatatttttcaattagtataaTGGACTTTATATAGTAAATTAAATTTCTAGAATGAGAAAATACTTTATATgcaaaaatttctttatttattgtTGGTATGAGCTACCTAGTTAATGTAATTAGTGGATGATTTTGTAacgataaaaaaattaataaaaatcaTTTTCCAAAAGAATGAATGAAAATCTGGAAAACTAAGACTTTTGGAATTAAAAGGAATAAAATGTAATTTTTACTTAGAacaaaaaacataataaaaaacaTAAGGTGGTAATTTGTTATAGAATGCTCTAGATGTAATTAATATTtagatattaattattaattaattaacaaacaCGTGGTTttacaattttcatttttttttaatttttattaaacaaGCTTTCAAATTAGCAGATTATTACTAATGTTATAGTTGTAATCACTAGTTATAGTTATAATTACTAAAAGGAAAAAGGATCACAAATGTTATAATTCTAAAATGAAAAGTGGAAAACGAACAGAAAAACTCTCTTCCTACATAATATAGATGAGTGACGGTATTTTATAAAAGATCAAGTAAAATGGTACCAATTTTAAAAGAATAGAAGTACCCACGATagttaaaataatttcaaattttaaaatcaagCAAGCAATCTTAGAATTAAGCATGGATGTATAACCTATTCCCTCAAATTTCCTATGCTTGTATATTTTCAACTTTAAATGAATTTTAACTTGCTCCATTACTCCTTCCCCGAAATCTAGCaacataaattttataattttctttttttatatccgtgagtattttttttttttttttatccgtgAGTGTTTGGACCaatctcaaaaaaaaaatttgcttGACCCTGAAACACTTGGggtaaaacaaaattcataaaaaattaataattaatgtCTAGATAGGTGACCATCATAACAACCTGAGACCTACTTACAAAGGCAAGACAAACATTTAAGACTTTCCCAACCAAAACTCAACCACCCTAGAAATTTATTTAGAGGATATCaattacagagaagaaaacAAGAATAAAATGGAGGAACTGATGCACTAATTATTTTTCCTGTCAATAGTGACTAATTATTTTTCCTGTCAATAGTGACTACTTATTCTACATGCTAATCAGCTTTCCTACAACTCCTTTTTATTATTGTACAGCACCATGCTTTCATTTATCAATATTAAGAAGACCCTATGAAACCAGGCCAAGAAGGTTGCCCAAGCCAAACTGACAcaaaaaggtgttcaaatctaCTACTCCAatataaattcaaacatcaatataaattcaaacatcttaACGTTCTCATGGATAGGACTTTTTTCTACTCCATGGTTATCAATCTAAAGCATCCACGAACGCATACAAGAACTGTAAAGACATGAAATCTTTACTGCTGGAATTACATAAAACTACTTAGGATACAATTGTACCACGTCGTTGACAAAAAGTACAACAATACCCCTGATCATAAACAACTCAAGTGTGTTGAAAATCTAATAAGATTTCTGCAACTACCCCAATGTTCAACCTGAACTGCCAAAGAAAAATGAGGGGAGAAGGAAGAATCACTCAGTTTCTAAAATTTTCAGCTCATTCAGCCGAGTTCCCTGCGAGCATGGATGGCAGACTGGATAAATTCAAATCCAGTTATCTTCTCGATATAATCCCACACTATTGCAGTTTAGACTGTGGAAAGGCACATCTTTTCTCAACTCAGTGTCAAGCAACTCAAGTCTAAGGTACCACACGACCAAATCAAAATATGATTCGGTAACCAGAAGTGTAAGTGTGTGCTTCTACGTCCATATGATCTAGTCAAGCTCACTAAGCCTATTTGCACGGGTATAGTAAATTCTAATTCCATGTGACTAAAGTTATCCCGAGTCAACTAAGCCCCATCCTAAAAGTAAAAAGAAAGTGCCAGTCAATCAACCCGGTGCATGCTTGTTTCCAAATCCACAAGTCTAGTGGGAAACTACGTACAAACAATGCATGATCTCAACACTTCCCATCACTTGCATGCACGTTGGCACTATGAGTATTACAATGTTCCTAAACTCTCGGACTACTCCACTTTGGGTTGCAAGTGATAGGACATGACAATGACAATATACTTTCATTCATCTACAACACAATCCAATTCTAGCCAAATAAGCTATCTTGGTGGGGCCATGTGAAATTGATAAGCTTATGGTTGTATAATAGGAAAAACCAacttattaaactaaaatatgaGGTATTTGGAATTCCAACAAATCCTCAGAGTCAGAAGAAGCGGTGTTGgttgaaaaatgtttttgaGCTGTGAGTAGTTTGTGGAAATTATAGTCACACGTTCACATATTTTGCTCTTATTGCTACCTCTTGCACATATTTTGTGCAAGAACATCTTTTATTACACTTTCCTTCATTAGCTACCACCATTCAGCCTTACAACGTCCATCTCACAATCACGCTTCACATGTATTCACTACCTTTCCCTGTACCTGCAAGCTATAGCAAAGGACAATGTATATGCCATTTTTTGAAAGAATGGCTCCAACCTCAAAGAAAAACTCACATACAACAAAGTACAAAATCTATCCACTTAAAACAATTTCTTCAAATACCGACCGCTGTTCCAAAAACCACATGACTTATAAGCTTAAAAGACAAGTACCACTGCATATAATTCAAAGGCAGCGACTAAGAAAAGATAAGCTCAGATTATGCATTCTAAGATGAATTGAACCCCTCTCCACAAATATCGGTTCAAGTAAAAAAGATTCATATTTTCCACTGTATAATAGAATGCATGACAAGTAGAGAGGTCAGGGAAGAAATTGATGTTGAATGAAAGTAAAACTATGAAAGATCCCAAATAGATAACCTGAAGGGCAAGCAATCATCAATTTCACTACCTTCTAAGAAATCCAATCTGAAAATGAATATAAATGGAAGTGTAAACCCTTACACCCCTCCAAATACACACGATATACCAGTTTTTACTGCTAGCCAAGAAAGAAGATAGGTACTAATAGGATTTGAAGCGCAGAACACAACGATAGTCACCCCTTCCTGCAACTCCATAACTAGAGTAGCGTGAAAGAAAACAGTCCGATGCTGATCAAACAATTGACACACTTCAAATTCCATTAGAAGTAAACAAGATCTCCAATTAAACATGAACATAGTAGCAAAGTACATGACAATGAGGGTTCAAGCGTTATCTAAAGAAATAAGAGGCTATATTAAAAGAATTGCGTAATAATCGCCCTAAGTAATAGAGTCTACAATTCATAATATTGTTGTATATAGCGCAACTAAACAAAAAATTTGACATAAATTTTCAGCACATTATGAGAGAACAAACCCTAATCCAGTTCTTATGGATCACAAGAATTCAAACTGCAGAAAGAGTACAACAGGTAAGCCTAACCCATAATCAAACTGCCATCCGTTCGTTCATCAGGCGCCGATCATGATCTGGGCTATACACGCGCTGCAATTGCAGGACCTGCGGCTGAAGCAGCGGAGGCGGCGCCACCAAGAAACGACAGGAATCCTCCATTTACAGGCTCTTGATCGTCAAGGAAGAGATCCTCTGGAACCCTAAACGCACCATGAATGCACACAATGGCAAATCCAATCATCGACGCCGAAATCAGGAGCGATCCGACACTAGTGAGGAACACCACAATGACAGTAAGAACCCCCAGCCCAACCAACGTTTCGAAATCAGAAAAAGTACGGCCACGAATAACCAACGGCTGATCGGAAGGACGGAAAATGTAGAGAAAACACCAAGCCGCGAGGAGTGAAAGAAGAGTCAAGAGAGAAAAAGGGTGGGAGAGAAGAGAAAAACCAAGAACAAGGGCAAAGAGAGTGATGTAATTGACACGAAAGTACGAGAAGTTCTTGCGGATCCGGGAATAGGCTTCTGAAAGATTGTCCGGACGAGCCATCGAACTCCGGTCGACGAGCTCCGACCATGGGCGTCGGTGGGAGAAACCTTGGCGGACGGAGGAGGTTAGACGAGAGAGAAATGCGCGGAAGGCAGGAGTGGCGATGGGTGGCTGAGACGGAGCTCCGGTAGCGGATTGAGGGCCAGAGATCGGAAGTGTCGGTGGAGAAGCCATGGATGTGGAGAGTGAGATCTGGCGGTGCGATTTGATATTTACACAATGGGGTTTCAAAGGGATTTAATAGTTCGTTCGTATGGAGACCCGAGGGAGAAAGGGTCTTTACACGGTTTTGTCTAACATATATGTGTTTCTTAAAATTTCAATCAAGTCCTTTAGTCTtggatttattttattttaatctcCAATAACTTCTAAAATCTTTTCAATTATTTAGACACAATTGCTATAAACTAAGAGTGTTAGAAAGCATGAACAGTCAAGGACATAACCAAAATACAATCTTGAGGGGTGAAAACGAAAGAGGTTGGAATGAATACGACGAGAAAGTAAGTTGAATCGAAAACGCTGAGAAAGTAAGTCGGATTGAAACTATTGAACGAAATGagattgaaaatttgaaacaaAATGAGTTTTATACTACATGTCAGGTCTAAAACTTGTAACTTAAAAAggttataatataaatattgtCGTTATGCtcattttgaaattttcaaacTTGTTCTATTTCATCATCATTCTAAAAAAAGACAAAGTGCAAAGATACTCCTCAAACTTTCAACAATAAGAATTGGTGTTTCTAAACttctaaaaaatgttaaaatcgAACTACCAAACTTATAACGATTGTAAAAATTGGACCCACAAatgataagaaaaaaaaaagaatctcaAACTTATATAATCTATACAGTTTGTACAATTACATAAATTTgagaattcaattttaaaattgtgatAAGTTTGAgagttcaatttttaattttgaaagcTTAAGGTATGATTACAACTAAGGTGTAAATGTGTTGAGTTATATGAATCTTTTAACCAACTCAAAATTTTTAGTTGGTCAAATTGTCTGGTTATTTAAATACCTTTAATTATAAGTTCCATCATACTTTAGAGGTAGTTTATAtcgaaaaaaaatattattttggtcTCTGTAGATTGTTAAGTTACTTTATTTTGTTTAACCTTAAATCTACTCTCCTGATCCCTAACTTGAAATTATAGttgtataaatatattaatatacaCCCTCACTTAAATATGTTATGCATCATCAATTTGgcaaaaataaaaactaagaattaattttttttttttaaagttaaaaactAGCGTAGATAATTTGAACGATCCAATAggatgaaaattaaaaaagaaaaagaaaacgaaatAACAAAATAGACAAAACAAGTCTAATGAATTTCTGTCTTTTAGTAGTTTTTTTATGAAGTatctttttcccttttattattatttttgaaaaaatctctTAAAAATTTGAAGGAACTAAAATTAATTCTTTAGCTAATTTAGGGACTAAATTAGAAAAAGGAAATTGAATATCCATGGCGAAAGAGGTATTTAAACCATATATAAATGCATATATGCATGTGATTAAAATACAATGTTGTGAGAGAATGATCACAAGCCTACAAGAATTTTCACTTTCACCGACGAAaaaaaatatcaaccaaaatctaaaaaatgtCACCTTAAGTTATGCCGACGCATTCTTTTGCATCGGAAAGATCGTCGTCGTATCCATGTAGGGAGAAGTTCTTCCCGATGTATGTTGTTGCAATGGCAAATGAAGCAATGTGTTTTGACGAAAACAATCGTTTCAACCTCAAGATGAATGGAAAATGACGTAAAATCTTGTTTGAgatcttttttttccttttcatccTTTATTTTGTATCGAGACTTACCACACACTGGACAACTTTGATAATTAGAATatcttttccaaaataaaatgcAGTCATACTTGCAAGTATGAATAGAACTATATCCTAGTCCTAAGTCACGTAGTAGTTTTCTGTTAGTTTCATAAAAAGAATTAGGTACACATGTATTAATTGAAAATGCATCTTTCAACAAATTTAGTAACATATCAAAGGATTTATTACTCCAATTATTGAGAACCTTAACGTGCATCAGTTTCACCTAGAAGTTTAATGAAGAAAAGGTGGTACAATCCAAATATAACGTATTACGCACTTCATCTATCAATTCCTAAAAAATGTTTGTAGTATACCTTTGTTCAATATTCTCATGCATCTCATTTCTAAAGTCTTCTTCATCCTCATCATATGCTCCTTCTCTCATTGGTCCTTGCAAATCATTTAAAAGGTTGAACAACTCATTTGTCATTATTCTCAATAGTAGGTTGTTCTCTTAGTCTTTCATCTACTAATCCATCATCAACTAAAGAAGCTAAAGGAGTCCTAACTCTTTCAAATTGAGCTAAATTTGCTAATTCTCCACGATAAATAATCCATTGACTATATGAAGGAGTGCTGACCAAGATCACCCAACTAATATTTCATATAAATTTATGACTACCATAGCTATAGAATAGTCATAACAATTCACATATACAATACCGATTAGATTTCATATAACAACAATTGACAATACTTATTAGATTGCATT
This window encodes:
- the LOC103496706 gene encoding PRA1 family protein B1, giving the protein MASPPTLPISGPQSATGAPSQPPIATPAFRAFLSRLTSSVRQGFSHRRPWSELVDRSSMARPDNLSEAYSRIRKNFSYFRVNYITLFALVLGFSLLSHPFSLLTLLSLLAAWCFLYIFRPSDQPLVIRGRTFSDFETLVGLGVLTVIVVFLTSVGSLLISASMIGFAIVCIHGAFRVPEDLFLDDQEPVNGGFLSFLGGAASAASAAGPAIAARV